A single window of Vibrio sp. SCSIO 43137 DNA harbors:
- the glmM gene encoding phosphoglucosamine mutase, translated as MSERRYFGTDGVRGKVGQFPITPDFILKLGWAAGRVLAKQGTRHVIIGKDPRISGYMLESALEAGLAAAGLNATLTGPMPTPAIAYLTQTFRAEAGIVISASHNPYYDNGIKFFSSEGTKLPDEVELAIEAELEKELVCVESAELGKATRLDDAAGRYIEFCKSTFPKELSLAGLKIVVDCANGATYHIAPSVFKELGADIVAMGVEPNGTNINAGVGATDVKALQARVVQEEADLGLAFDGDGDRIIMVDHEGNKVDGDQIAYIIARDALRRGELKGGVVGTLMTNLGMENGLKQLGIPFVRAAVGDRYVMEQLLEREWRIGAENSGHVILLDKVTTGDAIVAALQVLASVVGSEMSLKELAEGMTLYPQVLENVRFAGDSNPLEAEAVKAAVKEVEQKLGEKGRVLLRKSGTEPLLRVMVEGEDAQLVQSSALDIAEAVKASC; from the coding sequence ATGTCGGAAAGACGCTATTTTGGAACCGATGGTGTACGCGGAAAAGTCGGACAGTTTCCTATTACACCGGACTTTATTCTTAAACTGGGCTGGGCGGCTGGTCGCGTATTGGCAAAGCAGGGCACCAGGCATGTCATTATTGGTAAAGACCCACGTATTTCGGGTTATATGCTTGAATCAGCTCTGGAAGCGGGTTTAGCTGCCGCCGGATTAAATGCCACACTAACCGGACCAATGCCGACTCCGGCCATTGCCTATCTGACACAAACTTTCCGGGCAGAAGCCGGTATTGTTATCTCAGCTTCGCACAATCCGTATTACGACAACGGTATTAAGTTTTTCTCTTCTGAGGGAACCAAGCTACCTGATGAAGTCGAGCTGGCCATTGAGGCAGAACTGGAAAAAGAGCTTGTCTGTGTTGAATCAGCTGAGCTGGGTAAAGCGACTCGTCTGGATGATGCCGCAGGTCGCTATATTGAATTCTGTAAAAGTACCTTCCCTAAAGAGCTTAGCCTTGCCGGGCTAAAAATTGTTGTTGATTGTGCTAATGGTGCAACCTACCACATTGCTCCTTCAGTGTTTAAAGAGCTAGGCGCTGATATTGTGGCCATGGGCGTTGAGCCAAATGGTACCAATATTAATGCCGGTGTTGGCGCAACAGACGTTAAAGCACTGCAAGCCCGTGTGGTGCAGGAAGAAGCGGATCTGGGTCTGGCGTTTGATGGCGATGGTGACCGTATTATTATGGTTGACCATGAAGGAAACAAAGTCGATGGTGACCAGATTGCCTATATTATTGCCCGTGATGCCTTGCGTCGCGGAGAGCTGAAAGGTGGTGTTGTCGGTACTCTTATGACCAACCTGGGAATGGAAAACGGCCTTAAACAGCTTGGTATTCCCTTTGTTCGTGCTGCTGTTGGTGACCGTTATGTTATGGAACAGCTACTTGAAAGAGAGTGGCGTATCGGTGCTGAGAACTCAGGCCACGTTATCTTGCTGGATAAAGTAACTACTGGTGATGCCATTGTTGCAGCCCTTCAGGTGTTGGCTTCTGTTGTCGGCAGTGAAATGAGCCTGAAAGAGCTGGCGGAAGGGATGACCCTTTATCCACAGGTGCTGGAAAATGTCCGTTTTGCCGGTGATTCGAACCCGCTGGAAGCTGAAGCGGTAAAAGCTGCAGTAAAAGAAGTGGAGCAGAAGCTTGGCGAAAAGGGTCGTGTACTGCTGAGAAAATCAGGCACTGAACCTCTGTTACGGGTAATGGTTGAAGGGGAAGATGCACAGCTTGTACAGAGCTCAGCCCTTGATATTGCCGAAGCAGTTAAAGCAAGCTGCTAA
- the folP gene encoding dihydropteroate synthase: MILKSKQKSLPLDRPLVMAILNVTPDSFSDGGRYNSIEAALVQADKMVSAGVSIIDIGGESTRPGAPEVSLEEELKRTIPVIKAIREKHDIWISIDTSKAEVMKQAIEAGADIVNDVRALSEPGALDIVARYHVPVCIMHMQGQPDNMQNDPQYDHLLSDVEQFLQQRIDACVEAGIEREKIILDPGFGFGKTLADNYQLLDQFDYFHKFQLPLLAGMSRKSMIFNVLHKKPDQCVAGSIACATIAAMKGAHIVRVHDFEETLDAMNIVSSLGNKK, translated from the coding sequence ATGATTTTAAAATCTAAACAGAAAAGCCTGCCACTGGATCGTCCGCTGGTAATGGCAATCCTTAATGTGACTCCGGATTCTTTTTCTGATGGCGGGCGTTACAACTCTATTGAAGCAGCGCTGGTTCAGGCAGATAAAATGGTCAGTGCCGGTGTCAGCATTATTGATATTGGTGGTGAATCAACCCGCCCGGGTGCACCGGAAGTTTCCCTTGAAGAAGAGCTAAAGCGTACTATTCCCGTTATTAAGGCGATACGGGAAAAGCATGATATCTGGATTTCCATCGATACCAGCAAAGCTGAAGTGATGAAGCAGGCCATTGAAGCCGGAGCCGATATTGTCAACGATGTACGCGCTCTGTCGGAGCCGGGTGCGCTGGATATTGTTGCCCGATACCATGTTCCTGTCTGCATAATGCATATGCAGGGACAGCCGGACAATATGCAAAATGACCCTCAATATGATCACCTGTTGTCCGATGTGGAACAGTTCCTTCAGCAAAGAATTGATGCTTGTGTAGAAGCAGGTATTGAGCGGGAAAAGATTATTCTGGATCCCGGCTTTGGTTTCGGGAAAACATTAGCTGACAACTACCAGTTACTTGACCAGTTCGATTACTTTCATAAATTTCAGTTGCCTCTGCTCGCAGGTATGTCGAGAAAATCTATGATTTTTAATGTGCTGCACAAGAAGCCTGATCAATGTGTGGCGGGAAGCATTGCTTGTGCTACTATCGCTGCCATGAAAGGCGCTCATATCGTACGTGTTCATGATTTTGAGGAAACTCTTGATGCTATGAACATTGTCAGCTCATTGGGCAACAAAAAATAA
- the ftsH gene encoding ATP-dependent zinc metalloprotease FtsH — protein MAKNLILWLVIAVVLMSVFQSFGPGESNGRTVDYTTFVQEVGQGQIREAQFNDKEIVFYRRDNTRYVTYMPFYDVKLLDDLINQNVKVQGSPPEEQSLLGTIFISWFPMILLIGVWIFFMRQMQGGGGKGAMSFGKSKARMMSEEQIKTTFADVAGCDEAKEDVKELVDYLRDPSRFQKLGGKIPTGVLMVGPPGTGKTLLAKAIAGEAKVPFFTISGSDFVEMFVGVGASRVRDMFEQAKKAAPCIIFIDEIDAVGRQRGAGVGGGHDEREQTLNQMLVEMDGFEGNEGIIVIAATNRPDVLDPALLRPGRFDRQVVVGLPDVRGREQILKVHMRKVPLDGDVEPSLIARGTPGFSGADLANLVNEAALFAARGNKRNVSMVEFELAKDKIMMGAERRSMVMSEDTKESTAYHEAGHAIVGRLVPEHDPVYKVSIIPRGRALGVTMYLPEQDRISMSRQHLESMISSLYGGRLAEEIIYGADKVSTGASNDIERATDIARKMVTQWGFSEKLGPLLYAEEEGEVFLGRSVTQTKHMSDDTAKLIDDEIRKIIDRNYDRAKKILEDNMDIMHSMKDALMRYETIDAGQIDDLMDRKEEIREPQGWTADAEAKVEKSRAEAKAALQSAAQQKDADKAEAKAEQKPEAKAEEQTEAESKDSDAK, from the coding sequence ATGGCAAAAAATTTAATTCTGTGGCTGGTAATCGCTGTTGTCTTGATGTCGGTATTCCAGAGTTTCGGACCTGGAGAAAGTAACGGCAGAACTGTTGATTACACCACATTTGTACAGGAAGTTGGCCAAGGCCAGATTCGGGAAGCGCAATTTAACGATAAGGAAATCGTGTTCTATCGTCGTGATAACACTCGTTATGTGACGTATATGCCGTTTTATGACGTTAAACTACTCGATGACCTGATCAATCAAAATGTGAAGGTTCAGGGTTCACCACCGGAAGAGCAGAGCCTGCTGGGTACCATCTTTATTTCATGGTTCCCTATGATTCTGTTGATTGGTGTGTGGATTTTCTTTATGCGCCAGATGCAGGGCGGTGGCGGCAAAGGAGCGATGTCCTTTGGTAAGAGCAAAGCCCGCATGATGAGCGAAGAGCAGATCAAAACCACTTTTGCAGACGTTGCAGGCTGTGACGAAGCAAAAGAAGATGTGAAAGAGCTGGTTGATTACCTGCGTGATCCAAGCCGTTTCCAGAAACTGGGTGGTAAAATTCCTACCGGTGTTCTGATGGTTGGTCCTCCGGGTACAGGTAAAACCCTTCTGGCTAAAGCAATAGCTGGTGAGGCGAAAGTACCATTCTTCACTATCTCAGGTTCTGACTTTGTTGAAATGTTTGTTGGTGTCGGTGCATCCCGTGTACGTGACATGTTCGAACAAGCTAAGAAAGCCGCTCCTTGTATTATCTTTATCGATGAAATTGATGCGGTAGGTCGTCAGCGTGGTGCTGGTGTAGGTGGCGGTCACGATGAACGTGAACAAACCCTAAACCAGATGCTGGTAGAGATGGATGGTTTCGAAGGTAACGAAGGTATTATCGTTATCGCCGCAACTAACCGTCCGGACGTTCTTGACCCGGCACTGCTTCGCCCGGGTCGTTTTGACCGTCAGGTTGTTGTCGGACTGCCGGATGTACGTGGTCGTGAACAGATTCTTAAAGTTCATATGCGTAAAGTACCTCTGGATGGTGATGTTGAACCATCACTGATTGCCCGTGGTACTCCTGGGTTCTCTGGTGCGGATCTGGCTAACCTGGTTAACGAAGCTGCCCTGTTTGCTGCCCGCGGTAACAAGCGCAATGTTTCAATGGTTGAGTTTGAGCTGGCAAAAGACAAGATCATGATGGGTGCAGAACGTCGCTCAATGGTGATGTCAGAAGATACCAAAGAGTCAACGGCATACCACGAAGCTGGTCACGCCATTGTTGGTCGCCTGGTACCTGAGCATGATCCTGTTTATAAGGTGTCTATTATTCCACGTGGCCGTGCCCTTGGTGTGACTATGTACCTGCCTGAACAAGACAGAATCAGTATGTCCCGTCAGCATCTGGAGTCAATGATTTCCAGCTTGTACGGTGGTCGTCTGGCGGAAGAGATCATTTATGGTGCTGATAAGGTTTCAACCGGTGCATCTAACGATATCGAGCGTGCAACAGATATCGCCCGTAAAATGGTTACTCAGTGGGGCTTCTCTGAGAAGCTGGGTCCTCTGCTTTATGCTGAAGAAGAGGGCGAAGTATTCTTAGGAAGAAGTGTAACTCAGACTAAGCACATGTCTGATGACACAGCGAAACTGATCGATGATGAGATCAGAAAGATTATCGACCGTAACTACGATCGTGCTAAGAAGATTCTTGAAGACAACATGGATATTATGCACTCCATGAAAGATGCGTTGATGAGATACGAAACCATTGATGCCGGTCAGATAGATGATCTGATGGATCGCAAAGAAGAGATTCGTGAGCCTCAGGGCTGGACTGCTGATGCAGAAGCGAAAGTCGAAAAGTCTCGTGCTGAAGCAAAAGCTGCCCTCCAGAGTGCTGCCCAGCAAAAGGATGCTGACAAAGCTGAAGCGAAAGCGGAACAAAAGCCAGAAGCAAAAGCTGAAGAGCAGACTGAAGCTGAATCTAAAGACAGCGATGCTAAATAA
- the yhbY gene encoding ribosome assembly RNA-binding protein YhbY yields the protein MKLSTKQKQHLKGLAHSLKPVVLMGANGLTEAVLAEIEIALDHHELIKIKVASEDRETKQLIIDAIVRETEAEKVQTIGKVLVLYRQSEQRKIEIPRK from the coding sequence ATGAAACTAAGCACCAAACAAAAACAGCACCTGAAAGGCCTGGCACACAGCTTAAAACCTGTTGTACTTATGGGCGCAAACGGATTAACAGAGGCTGTATTAGCGGAAATTGAGATTGCTCTTGATCACCACGAACTTATCAAAATCAAGGTTGCCTCTGAAGACAGAGAAACTAAGCAGCTGATTATTGATGCTATCGTGCGCGAAACAGAGGCAGAGAAAGTTCAGACCATTGGTAAAGTACTGGTACTTTATCGTCAGTCTGAGCAGCGTAAGATTGAAATCCCTAGAAAATAG
- the greA gene encoding transcription elongation factor GreA has translation MEKVPMTVRGEQKLRDDLEVLLKRRPQISEAIAEARELGDLKENAEYHAAREEQGICEAQIRDIEYKLSVAQVIDVTKMENTGKIIFGTTVTLIDMDDDAESTYQIVGDDEADIKAGRISVSSPIARGLIGKMEGDEVVITTPGGDKDYEIDKVEYI, from the coding sequence ATGGAAAAAGTTCCAATGACTGTCCGCGGTGAGCAGAAGCTGCGTGACGATTTAGAAGTACTATTAAAACGACGCCCTCAGATTTCTGAAGCTATCGCTGAGGCTCGTGAGCTGGGCGACCTTAAAGAGAACGCTGAATATCATGCCGCCCGTGAAGAGCAGGGTATTTGCGAAGCGCAGATCAGAGATATTGAGTACAAGCTGTCCGTTGCTCAGGTTATTGATGTAACTAAGATGGAAAACACCGGCAAGATCATCTTTGGTACCACAGTAACCTTGATCGATATGGACGATGATGCTGAGTCAACCTATCAGATTGTTGGTGATGATGAAGCCGATATCAAAGCGGGACGTATTTCCGTTAGTTCACCAATTGCCCGTGGCCTGATCGGTAAAATGGAAGGCGATGAAGTGGTTATTACCACTCCGGGTGGCGATAAAGATTACGAAATTGATAAGGTTGAGTATATCTAA
- the dacB gene encoding serine-type D-Ala-D-Ala carboxypeptidase, producing the protein MRHALTLFLTIFSATAFSYTPLDYLPQGSRVGLEIATVSGQPLALNSEQLFPPASTLKLVTALAAKIELGDTFRFTTEIQQKHNDLIIQFSGDPTLTTHHLEDLIMAAKAKGVSEVKGDILLNNQIFSGYERGVGWPWDILGVCYSAPASAITLDKNCVQASIYTNSDGSTRVHVPAHQPISVESKAITVSETEQKERQCDLELTTSDNNRYQLSGCLKKRNKPLPLKFAVQHTDAYAAQVIRRLLAKHAIKFNGTIKASTQSRGILLSKHQSAPLPQLLETMLQKSDNLIADNLTKTLGQRFFVQPGSFNNGTEAIKQIIYSRTGIDLNDAQLADGSGLSRNNRMTAADMNQILRYIWRNDSELQMLKLLPTAGESGTLKYRRSMRKAPVKGHVIAKSGSLYGSYNMAGYTLNSKGEPQASFVQFVTDYYPPERDDEIKVTPPIFLFEQAFYQDLIKLGSGQEAPELTLKKIARQLFHIE; encoded by the coding sequence ATGCGACATGCACTGACACTTTTTCTGACCATTTTTTCTGCCACAGCCTTTAGTTATACCCCCTTGGACTACCTGCCTCAGGGAAGCAGAGTCGGCTTAGAAATCGCTACGGTTTCAGGCCAGCCGTTAGCCCTGAACTCAGAGCAGCTATTTCCGCCGGCCAGTACCCTGAAATTGGTCACCGCCCTTGCAGCAAAGATTGAGCTGGGAGATACCTTTCGCTTTACCACTGAAATACAACAGAAACACAACGACCTGATTATTCAGTTTTCCGGCGACCCTACCCTGACCACCCATCACCTTGAAGATCTGATTATGGCAGCGAAAGCGAAAGGGGTTTCTGAAGTGAAAGGAGACATCCTTCTCAACAACCAGATTTTCAGCGGTTATGAGAGAGGTGTTGGCTGGCCATGGGATATTTTAGGCGTCTGCTATAGTGCACCAGCCAGTGCCATTACGCTGGATAAAAACTGTGTTCAGGCCTCTATCTATACAAACAGCGACGGTTCTACCCGGGTACATGTTCCTGCCCATCAACCTATATCAGTGGAGAGTAAGGCCATCACTGTCTCTGAAACAGAGCAGAAAGAGAGACAATGTGATTTAGAGCTGACCACCTCAGACAATAACCGTTACCAACTTTCAGGCTGTCTGAAAAAACGTAACAAACCATTGCCACTGAAGTTTGCCGTTCAGCACACGGACGCCTATGCGGCTCAGGTAATTAGGCGGCTACTGGCAAAACATGCCATCAAGTTCAACGGCACGATTAAAGCCTCAACTCAATCAAGAGGTATTCTCTTAAGCAAGCATCAGTCTGCGCCACTTCCGCAATTACTGGAAACCATGTTACAGAAGTCGGATAACCTGATTGCCGACAATCTGACTAAAACGTTAGGGCAACGATTTTTTGTTCAGCCAGGCAGTTTTAATAACGGTACAGAGGCAATTAAACAGATTATCTATAGCCGCACCGGCATTGATCTTAATGATGCACAGTTAGCAGACGGTTCCGGTTTATCGCGTAACAACCGTATGACCGCAGCCGATATGAACCAGATTTTAAGATATATCTGGCGAAACGACTCAGAACTTCAGATGCTAAAACTACTGCCGACTGCGGGGGAAAGCGGTACGCTGAAATACAGAAGAAGTATGCGAAAGGCGCCGGTTAAAGGGCATGTTATCGCTAAAAGCGGCTCACTTTATGGCAGCTATAATATGGCGGGTTACACCCTGAATAGTAAGGGTGAACCGCAAGCCAGCTTTGTCCAGTTTGTCACTGATTATTACCCACCCGAAAGAGATGACGAAATAAAGGTTACTCCGCCGATATTTTTGTTTGAACAGGCCTTCTATCAAGACCTGATCAAACTGGGCTCCGGGCAGGAAGCACCAGAACTAACCCTTAAAAAAATAGCCCGGCAACTGTTTCATATTGAGTAA
- a CDS encoding IS4 family transposase: MSIQSLLDTTISSVKELTSLDKLNSLLSPELLAQAFEKAGVATVRKRRLPLEAVVWSVVGMGLFRQESVWDIASKLDVSLPGKRHLVAPSALVQARQRLGVEAMQETFQALAAHHFNKQKFEVWRGLNLLAVDGVVFRTHDNAENRDFFGSDSNKQGENSYPQVRMCCLMELSSHLLLDSAFDARKIGEMTLAERLIEHAPDYSLTLFDRGYYSLGLLNSWSQAGTERHWMIPAKKDLVYTEVHKLGKRDRLVSIKTSPQARKKFSDLNEELIVRLTSYTIDGQEYRVLSSLTDPLKYQYNELVELYQQRWEIELGYREIKQTLLLSAHTLRSRKPDMVRQELWGVLVAYNLVRIAMIEAASGMDDVNPNRLSFSHCARHVMVYLTTIPISSPGNLPKHYATLLETLRMFELPDKVPDRKYPRVMRKKPKKYPYKKCQSA; the protein is encoded by the coding sequence ATGTCTATTCAGTCCCTCCTTGATACAACTATTTCCTCTGTAAAAGAGCTCACTTCATTAGACAAGTTGAACTCACTACTCTCTCCTGAGTTGCTTGCACAAGCATTTGAAAAAGCGGGGGTTGCAACTGTACGCAAACGTCGCTTGCCATTGGAGGCTGTGGTTTGGTCAGTTGTAGGAATGGGTTTATTCCGACAAGAATCCGTCTGGGATATAGCCAGTAAACTTGATGTATCTTTGCCTGGAAAACGTCATTTAGTTGCACCAAGCGCATTAGTTCAAGCCCGGCAGAGGCTAGGTGTGGAAGCCATGCAGGAAACATTTCAGGCTCTGGCTGCTCATCACTTTAATAAGCAAAAGTTTGAAGTGTGGCGTGGACTTAACCTGCTTGCAGTGGACGGTGTCGTTTTTCGTACCCATGACAATGCCGAAAACCGGGACTTCTTCGGCTCCGATAGCAATAAACAAGGGGAAAACAGTTACCCTCAGGTGCGCATGTGCTGCTTGATGGAGCTATCAAGTCATCTGCTTTTGGACAGTGCCTTCGATGCCAGAAAGATTGGCGAAATGACTCTTGCCGAAAGGCTGATTGAACACGCACCTGATTACTCACTAACCCTATTTGACAGAGGTTACTATTCACTTGGCCTGTTAAATAGCTGGTCTCAGGCGGGAACAGAAAGGCACTGGATGATACCGGCTAAAAAGGACCTTGTTTACACTGAAGTGCATAAACTCGGAAAAAGAGACAGGCTGGTATCAATCAAAACATCTCCTCAGGCACGAAAAAAGTTCTCTGACTTAAATGAAGAATTAATCGTAAGATTAACAAGTTATACCATTGATGGTCAGGAGTATCGTGTTTTAAGCTCGCTGACAGATCCGCTGAAATATCAATATAACGAGCTGGTAGAGCTTTACCAACAGCGTTGGGAAATTGAGCTTGGCTATCGAGAAATAAAACAAACCCTTTTATTGTCTGCCCACACACTAAGAAGTCGAAAGCCAGACATGGTTCGGCAAGAGCTATGGGGAGTACTTGTTGCCTACAATTTGGTTCGTATAGCGATGATCGAAGCTGCTTCAGGCATGGATGATGTTAATCCAAATAGGTTAAGTTTCTCTCACTGCGCGAGACATGTAATGGTTTATCTAACTACTATACCGATCAGTAGTCCGGGTAACCTTCCGAAGCACTATGCTACGCTTCTGGAAACGTTAAGAATGTTTGAATTGCCAGACAAGGTACCAGATAGAAAGTATCCTCGAGTGATGAGGAAAAAACCTAAAAAGTACCCTTACAAAAAATGCCAGTCAGCTTAA
- the tyrS gene encoding tyrosine--tRNA ligase yields MASIEAALAEIKRGVEELIPEEELIEKLKEGRPLRIKLGADPTAPDIHLGHTVILNKLRQFQELGHEVTFLIGDFTGMVGDPTGKNTTRPPLTREDVLANAETYKQQVFKILDPAKTKIQFNSEWLSELGAEGMIRLAANQTVARMLERDDFKKRYTGGQPIAIHEFMYPLLQGYDSVAMETDVELGGTDQKFNLLMGRELQKANGQKPQCVLMMPLLVGLDGEKKMSKSAHNYIGVSEAPGEMFGKIMSISDDLMWSYYELLSFRPLEEIAQFKSDVAEGKNPRDIKILLAKEIIARFHSEADADAAEQEFINRFQKGAIPDEMPEFDFEAGIAIGNLLKEAGLVNSTSDAMRMIRQGAAKIDGAKIEDTKLVPEAGTAVYQVGKRKFARVTVK; encoded by the coding sequence ATGGCGAGTATTGAAGCAGCACTGGCTGAAATTAAGCGCGGTGTGGAAGAGCTTATTCCTGAAGAAGAACTGATTGAAAAGCTGAAAGAGGGGCGTCCTCTTCGCATTAAACTGGGTGCCGATCCAACTGCACCGGATATCCACCTTGGCCATACTGTAATCCTGAACAAACTTCGTCAGTTTCAGGAACTGGGGCATGAGGTCACTTTCCTGATTGGTGATTTTACCGGCATGGTAGGTGACCCGACAGGTAAAAACACCACTCGTCCGCCGCTGACCCGTGAAGACGTTCTGGCTAATGCTGAAACCTATAAGCAGCAGGTATTTAAAATTCTTGATCCGGCAAAGACAAAAATTCAGTTTAACTCTGAGTGGCTGTCAGAGCTTGGTGCCGAAGGTATGATCCGTCTGGCTGCAAACCAGACTGTTGCCCGTATGCTTGAGCGTGACGACTTTAAAAAGCGCTATACAGGTGGCCAGCCAATCGCCATTCACGAATTTATGTATCCTCTGCTTCAGGGCTATGACTCAGTTGCTATGGAAACAGACGTAGAACTTGGCGGTACCGACCAGAAGTTTAACCTGCTGATGGGCCGTGAACTGCAGAAAGCCAACGGCCAGAAGCCACAGTGTGTGCTTATGATGCCTCTTCTGGTTGGTCTGGACGGTGAGAAGAAGATGTCCAAATCAGCTCACAACTACATTGGTGTAAGCGAAGCTCCGGGTGAGATGTTTGGTAAGATCATGTCTATCTCCGATGATTTGATGTGGAGCTACTACGAGCTGCTGTCATTCCGCCCGTTGGAAGAGATTGCTCAATTTAAGAGTGATGTGGCTGAAGGCAAAAACCCTCGCGATATTAAGATTCTGCTGGCGAAAGAAATTATTGCCCGTTTCCACAGTGAAGCTGACGCCGATGCTGCGGAGCAGGAGTTTATTAACCGCTTCCAGAAAGGTGCCATTCCGGATGAAATGCCTGAGTTTGATTTTGAAGCGGGTATTGCTATCGGGAATCTGCTGAAAGAAGCGGGTCTGGTTAACTCTACCTCTGATGCTATGCGTATGATTCGTCAGGGCGCAGCTAAGATAGACGGCGCTAAGATTGAAGATACCAAACTGGTTCCTGAAGCAGGAACGGCGGTATATCAGGTTGGTAAGCGTAAGTTTGCCCGTGTAACGGTAAAGTAA
- a CDS encoding peptidoglycan DD-metalloendopeptidase family protein, producing the protein MLSTFLRLPLIHRALIVLISAFITIVLFLPDSEDLTKDQSTLTVGQSYPLAINFESLDISRSALPEAVIRWEKYTVGQGESAALLFSRIGLSARLLHNLISSDKEINKQLTRLKVGEELMFGFDDEHQLLQIKREISPVETLRIYKSDDSYKAEFDKKTVNIQYDYTEATITSNFWNAAISAGLTPNQIMELAGIFGWDIDFALDIRSGDNFKVLYEEKVVEGEVTGRGKIIAAIFTNQGDTFKAILDDKTGNYYDENGRAMKKAFLRSPIDFRRVTSNFNPRRRHPVTGKVVAHRGTDYAAPVGTPIWAAGDGVVEKSSYNKYNGNYVFIRHSNTYITKYLHMKKRRVKTGQRVKQGQTVGTLGGTGRVTGPHLHYEFLVNGVHKNPRTVKLPQSKSLKGKDKQTFMANAEKRLAKLEKYGKLLYSD; encoded by the coding sequence ATGCTTTCGACTTTTTTGCGTCTTCCGCTTATTCACCGTGCACTTATCGTCCTGATTTCAGCATTTATTACCATAGTGCTGTTTCTGCCGGACAGTGAAGACCTGACCAAAGATCAGTCCACATTAACGGTCGGCCAGAGCTACCCGCTGGCCATCAACTTTGAGTCTCTTGATATCAGCCGCTCGGCCCTTCCTGAAGCTGTGATTCGCTGGGAAAAATACACGGTCGGACAAGGTGAGAGTGCGGCGCTGTTATTTAGCCGTATCGGACTCAGTGCCCGCTTATTGCATAACCTGATTAGCAGCGACAAAGAAATCAATAAACAACTGACCCGGCTGAAGGTGGGGGAAGAGCTGATGTTTGGTTTCGACGACGAGCATCAGTTACTGCAGATTAAAAGAGAGATTTCCCCGGTAGAGACTCTGCGCATTTATAAATCCGATGACAGCTATAAAGCAGAGTTTGATAAAAAGACAGTCAATATTCAGTACGACTACACCGAAGCCACTATCACTTCTAACTTCTGGAATGCGGCTATTTCTGCCGGACTAACACCGAACCAGATTATGGAGCTGGCCGGCATCTTTGGCTGGGATATCGACTTTGCCCTGGATATCCGCTCCGGTGACAACTTCAAAGTACTTTATGAAGAGAAAGTGGTTGAAGGTGAAGTGACCGGCAGAGGTAAAATTATTGCCGCTATCTTTACCAATCAGGGTGACACCTTTAAAGCCATTCTGGATGATAAAACCGGTAATTACTACGATGAAAACGGCCGGGCAATGAAGAAAGCATTTCTTCGTTCCCCTATCGATTTCCGCCGGGTTACCTCAAACTTTAACCCGCGCAGACGCCACCCGGTAACCGGTAAAGTTGTTGCTCACCGAGGCACTGACTATGCTGCACCGGTAGGCACACCTATCTGGGCTGCTGGTGACGGTGTGGTAGAGAAGTCCAGTTACAATAAGTACAACGGTAACTATGTGTTTATCCGCCACAGCAATACTTACATCACTAAGTATCTGCATATGAAGAAGCGACGGGTAAAAACCGGCCAGAGAGTGAAGCAGGGGCAAACAGTGGGCACATTAGGTGGTACCGGACGTGTTACCGGCCCTCACCTGCACTATGAATTTCTGGTCAATGGTGTTCACAAGAACCCGAGAACGGTAAAACTTCCACAATCGAAGTCACTTAAGGGTAAAGATAAGCAGACCTTTATGGCCAATGCTGAGAAAAGGCTGGCTAAGTTAGAGAAGTACGGCAAGCTGCTATATTCCGATTAA